One window of Planctomycetota bacterium genomic DNA carries:
- the rnc gene encoding ribonuclease III codes for MSDTDTLEAVQKLLGHRFKNASLLESALTHASIAHSRLASNERLEFLGDAVLGLVICEELYSRFSDYLEGEMTRIKSVVVSRDTCSRVATDIGLMEHVSLGKGITGAAQLPTSLAACAYEACVGALYLDGGLKAARKFILKHMADEIDHVVAGEYSLNYKSLLQQHAQRDLGATPHYEVLDEKGPDHAKA; via the coding sequence GTGAGCGACACCGATACCCTCGAAGCCGTCCAAAAACTCCTCGGTCACCGATTCAAGAACGCGAGCCTCCTGGAGAGCGCACTGACGCACGCCAGCATCGCGCACTCGCGGCTGGCGTCGAACGAGCGTCTCGAGTTCCTCGGCGACGCCGTCCTCGGCCTCGTGATCTGTGAGGAACTCTACAGCCGCTTCTCCGATTATCTCGAAGGCGAAATGACGCGCATCAAGAGCGTCGTCGTCAGCCGCGACACCTGCTCCCGCGTCGCCACGGACATCGGCCTCATGGAACACGTGAGCCTCGGCAAGGGGATCACGGGCGCGGCCCAGTTGCCGACCAGCCTGGCGGCGTGCGCCTACGAAGCCTGCGTCGGCGCGCTCTACCTGGACGGCGGGCTGAAGGCGGCCCGCAAGTTCATCCTGAAGCACATGGCCGACGAGATCGACCACGTCGTCGCCGGGGAGTACTCGCTCAACTACAAGTCCCTTCTTCAGCAGCACGCGCAGCGCGACCTCGGCGCGACGCCTCATTACGAAGTCCTCGACGAGAAAGGGCCCGACCACGCCAAGGC